A stretch of the Pelodiscus sinensis isolate JC-2024 chromosome 8, ASM4963464v1, whole genome shotgun sequence genome encodes the following:
- the LOC102451939 gene encoding uncharacterized protein LOC102451939 isoform X1: MVKKNTIPDGWRTLTPVGQPIPGTRFIAFKVPLKGAINQRLTPTQKFTPKDLIAAMKALNVELGLIIDLTYTTRYYEVKDLPKSVQYKKLYTVGLEVPDNATILQFKKWVRKFLWENAGNDKLIGVHCTNGINRTGYLICRYLIDVEGWDPETAIQAFGDARGHRIDGLVYLTDLRTQPMRSNLGMDVWDPDEDIIPPPNAMEGPVDRFPNEDFHGPGKRLRIYDDDHSHNDLQGQIQLRDFDFINKGPGQRRRPFHDHQSQNDLQAPMQMRDWDYNRGPGQRRRPFPDHQFYDDYQEDMQLKDLDFNNKGPGQRLRPFHGRQFHDDLQGDMQSRDFEHVNRGRGQRQRPFPDPPSHSDLQDDMQLKDFDFVNRGRGQRRRLFHDHQSNDDFQAQMQLKDLDFINKGPGQRLRPFHDYQTHDDLQPQMQLGDFEFVNRGRGQRLRPFHDHQPRNDLQTEMPLKDFDDRGSGQRRRPFHDSQSYDDLQEQTQLKDFDFVNKGHGQRLQSFHDHDDLPREWCSDRNRSFSSHENLPEPHFSSSPSRHRDYGSDNDDFSRSYSNRPNCPEDNRRIRPSEEFNRGGRNRFAPYSSRTMHLSSSVHQDNDSTVYERKSFQGEFSRDMEQGKRLPVVTVDYNYGLPLDYRPEEEERTHYDLAPRERYNWN; the protein is encoded by the exons atGGCGGACTTTGACACCAGTTGGACAGCCTATACCAGGAACAAGATTCATTGCTTTCAAAGTGCCTTTAAAAGGG GCAATTAACCAGAGACTTACTCCAACCCAGAAATTTACACCAAAAGACCTGATTGCTGCAATGAAAGCCCTAAATGTGGAACTTGGATTAATTATTGACTTAACATACACCACACGGTATTATGAAGTTAAG GATTTACCTAAAAGTGTGCAGTATAAGAAACTGTATACTGTTGGACTTGAAGTCCCTGATAATGCTACTATTCTACAATTCAAAAAATGGGTCAGAAAGTTCCTTTGGGAAAATGCAGGAAATG ATAAACTCATTGGAGTTCATTGTACCAATGGAATTAATAGAACTGGCTACCTTATATGTAG ATACCTTATTGATGTTGAAGGTTGGGATCCAGAGACAGCTATTCAAG CTTTTGGCGATGCTAGAGGTCATCGTATAGATGGTCTTGTGTATCTAACAGATCTCAGAACTCAGCCAATGAGAAG TAATCTCGGAATGGATGTATGGGATCCTGATGAAGATATTATACCTCCACCAAATGCGATGGAAGGACCTGTAGATAGGTTCCCAAATGAAGATTTTCATGG GCCTGGGAAAAGATTAAGAATTTATGATGATGACCACTCTCACAATGATTTACAAGGACAGATACAGTTGAGAGATTTTGATTTCATTAACAAGGGACCTGGACAAAGACGAAGACCATTTCATGACCACCAATCTCAGAACGATTTACAAGCTCCAATGCAAATGAGAGATTGGGATTATAACAGGGGACCCGGACAGAGGCGAAGACCTTTTCCTGATCACCAGTTTTATGATGACTATCAAGAAGACATGCAGCTGAAGGATCTAGATTTCAATAACAAGGGCCCTGGACAAAGACTGAGGCCTTTTCATGGCCGCCAATTTCATGATGACTTACAGGGAGACATGCAGTCAAGAGACTTTGAGCATGTTAATAGAGGCCGTGGACAAAGGCAGAGACCCTTTCCTGACCCCCCATCTCACAGTGACTTACAGGATGACATGCAGCTGAAAGATTTTGATTTTGTCAACAGAGGTCGTGGGCAGAGGCGAAGGCTTTTCCATGACCACCAGTCTAATGATGATTTTCAGGCCCAGATGCAGTTGAAGGATTTAGATTTCATCAACAAGGGGCCTGGACAAAGGCTAAGACCTTTTCATGACTATCAAACACATGATGACTTACAGCCACAGATGCAGTTGGGAGATTTTGAATTTGTTAATAGGGGCCGGGGGCAAAGGCTGAGACCTTTTCATGACCATCAACCTCGCAATGATTTACAAACAGAGATGCCGTTGAAAGATTTTGATGATAGGGGATCTGGACAAAGGCGCAGACCTTTTCACGACAGTCAGTCTTATGATGACTTACAGGAACAGACACAGTTGAaagattttgattttgttaataaAGGGCATGGACAAAGGCTGCAATCTTTTCATGACCATGATGACTTGCCACGTGAATGGTGTTCAGATAG AAATCGGTCATTTTCCTCCCATGAAAATTTACCAGAACCTCacttttcttcttctccttcACGTCACAGAGATTATGGATCTGATAATGATGATTTCAGTAGAAGTTACAG CAATCGGCCTAACTGTCCTGAAGATAATAGGAGAATACGTCCTTCAGAAGAATTTAACAGAGGTGGAAGAAACAGATTTGCACCATATTCTTCACGTACAATGCATCTGTCCTCATCCGTACACCAAGACAACGATTCAACTGTTTATGAAAGGAAATCTTTTCAAGGTGAATTTTCAAGAGATATGGAGCAAGGCAAAAGATTACCCGTTGTAACAGTTGATTACAATTATGGGTTGCCATTAGATTACAGACCTGAAGAGGAAGAGAGAACACATTATGATTTAGCTCCAAGAGAACGCTACAACTGGAACTGA
- the LOC102451939 gene encoding uncharacterized protein LOC102451939 isoform X2, with the protein MKALNVELGLIIDLTYTTRYYEVKDLPKSVQYKKLYTVGLEVPDNATILQFKKWVRKFLWENAGNDKLIGVHCTNGINRTGYLICRYLIDVEGWDPETAIQAFGDARGHRIDGLVYLTDLRTQPMRSNLGMDVWDPDEDIIPPPNAMEGPVDRFPNEDFHGPGKRLRIYDDDHSHNDLQGQIQLRDFDFINKGPGQRRRPFHDHQSQNDLQAPMQMRDWDYNRGPGQRRRPFPDHQFYDDYQEDMQLKDLDFNNKGPGQRLRPFHGRQFHDDLQGDMQSRDFEHVNRGRGQRQRPFPDPPSHSDLQDDMQLKDFDFVNRGRGQRRRLFHDHQSNDDFQAQMQLKDLDFINKGPGQRLRPFHDYQTHDDLQPQMQLGDFEFVNRGRGQRLRPFHDHQPRNDLQTEMPLKDFDDRGSGQRRRPFHDSQSYDDLQEQTQLKDFDFVNKGHGQRLQSFHDHDDLPREWCSDRNRSFSSHENLPEPHFSSSPSRHRDYGSDNDDFSRSYSNRPNCPEDNRRIRPSEEFNRGGRNRFAPYSSRTMHLSSSVHQDNDSTVYERKSFQGEFSRDMEQGKRLPVVTVDYNYGLPLDYRPEEEERTHYDLAPRERYNWN; encoded by the exons ATGAAAGCCCTAAATGTGGAACTTGGATTAATTATTGACTTAACATACACCACACGGTATTATGAAGTTAAG GATTTACCTAAAAGTGTGCAGTATAAGAAACTGTATACTGTTGGACTTGAAGTCCCTGATAATGCTACTATTCTACAATTCAAAAAATGGGTCAGAAAGTTCCTTTGGGAAAATGCAGGAAATG ATAAACTCATTGGAGTTCATTGTACCAATGGAATTAATAGAACTGGCTACCTTATATGTAG ATACCTTATTGATGTTGAAGGTTGGGATCCAGAGACAGCTATTCAAG CTTTTGGCGATGCTAGAGGTCATCGTATAGATGGTCTTGTGTATCTAACAGATCTCAGAACTCAGCCAATGAGAAG TAATCTCGGAATGGATGTATGGGATCCTGATGAAGATATTATACCTCCACCAAATGCGATGGAAGGACCTGTAGATAGGTTCCCAAATGAAGATTTTCATGG GCCTGGGAAAAGATTAAGAATTTATGATGATGACCACTCTCACAATGATTTACAAGGACAGATACAGTTGAGAGATTTTGATTTCATTAACAAGGGACCTGGACAAAGACGAAGACCATTTCATGACCACCAATCTCAGAACGATTTACAAGCTCCAATGCAAATGAGAGATTGGGATTATAACAGGGGACCCGGACAGAGGCGAAGACCTTTTCCTGATCACCAGTTTTATGATGACTATCAAGAAGACATGCAGCTGAAGGATCTAGATTTCAATAACAAGGGCCCTGGACAAAGACTGAGGCCTTTTCATGGCCGCCAATTTCATGATGACTTACAGGGAGACATGCAGTCAAGAGACTTTGAGCATGTTAATAGAGGCCGTGGACAAAGGCAGAGACCCTTTCCTGACCCCCCATCTCACAGTGACTTACAGGATGACATGCAGCTGAAAGATTTTGATTTTGTCAACAGAGGTCGTGGGCAGAGGCGAAGGCTTTTCCATGACCACCAGTCTAATGATGATTTTCAGGCCCAGATGCAGTTGAAGGATTTAGATTTCATCAACAAGGGGCCTGGACAAAGGCTAAGACCTTTTCATGACTATCAAACACATGATGACTTACAGCCACAGATGCAGTTGGGAGATTTTGAATTTGTTAATAGGGGCCGGGGGCAAAGGCTGAGACCTTTTCATGACCATCAACCTCGCAATGATTTACAAACAGAGATGCCGTTGAAAGATTTTGATGATAGGGGATCTGGACAAAGGCGCAGACCTTTTCACGACAGTCAGTCTTATGATGACTTACAGGAACAGACACAGTTGAaagattttgattttgttaataaAGGGCATGGACAAAGGCTGCAATCTTTTCATGACCATGATGACTTGCCACGTGAATGGTGTTCAGATAG AAATCGGTCATTTTCCTCCCATGAAAATTTACCAGAACCTCacttttcttcttctccttcACGTCACAGAGATTATGGATCTGATAATGATGATTTCAGTAGAAGTTACAG CAATCGGCCTAACTGTCCTGAAGATAATAGGAGAATACGTCCTTCAGAAGAATTTAACAGAGGTGGAAGAAACAGATTTGCACCATATTCTTCACGTACAATGCATCTGTCCTCATCCGTACACCAAGACAACGATTCAACTGTTTATGAAAGGAAATCTTTTCAAGGTGAATTTTCAAGAGATATGGAGCAAGGCAAAAGATTACCCGTTGTAACAGTTGATTACAATTATGGGTTGCCATTAGATTACAGACCTGAAGAGGAAGAGAGAACACATTATGATTTAGCTCCAAGAGAACGCTACAACTGGAACTGA